The following are from one region of the Nicotiana tomentosiformis chromosome 7, ASM39032v3, whole genome shotgun sequence genome:
- the LOC138895667 gene encoding uncharacterized mitochondrial protein AtMg00820-like, giving the protein MQVEGSQPPIRKSTRESREPIWMKDYIAHGKTSSKYPIAKCLSYERTTTTYHPYLANFSSLVEPWNFRQAVKDVIWIKAMKQEVKVLEDNRTWEVVDLPHGKHTVGYKWVYKIKYKANGARLDLLQRHIVNKKDLITMINFHQW; this is encoded by the coding sequence ATGCAAGTAGAAGGATCTCAGCCTCCTATTAGGAAGTCAACTAGAGAGTCAAGAGAGCCCATATGGATGAAGGACTACATAGCACATGGGAAGACAAGCAGCAAATATCCTATAGCCAAATGTTTGTCTTATGAAAGAACTACTACTACCTATCATCCCTACCTAGCAAACTTCTCCAGTCTGGTAGAACCTTGGAACTTCAGGCAGGCTGTGAAGGATGTAATATGGATAAAAGCTATGAAACAAGAGGTCAAAGTACTAGAAGACAACAGAACATGGGAAGTAGTTGACTTACCACATGGAAAGCATACTGTAGGATACAAATGGGTGTATAAAATTAAGTATAAAGCTAATGGTGCAAGGCTAGACTTGTTGCAAAGGCATATAGTCAACAAGAAGGACTTGATTACCATGATAAATTTTCACCAGTGGTAA